From Ardenticatenales bacterium:
CTTGGTGGATCCGAGGCGATGAGGTCGTCTAAATTCCGGTTGGCGACGGCCTTCTGCAATTGGTTGACCGCCTGGGTTAAAGGCAAGCCGTGCCAATCGCTGATGCTTTTGGGCAGGACGGCCTGGGCGTAGGCAGCATCACGGACAGCTTCTTCGCTGAAGGGATATGGTTGGTTGGTGGTAGGCAAGTTGCCGCCGCTGTTGAGGCAATAGGTGATGCTCAGGCTGGTCGTCATAGGAATGCCGTCCTGAGTGATTAACGGCACATGGGCATTTTCTTGTTCGTGTGCTTGCAGATCGAGAATGGCATAGATACGCTCAAACGGGACCAGATTGTGTATGCCGGGTCCGAGAACGCGCCGAAAATGTCCGTTGTATTCGGTGACAACAACGTCGCTGCTGCTGACGAAGACGCGCGCGGGGCCGCCAATGCGTAAATCGCTGTATTGCTGGCGGTCTTGTAGCAAGGTGTCTGCTCTGAGGATGATGAGCGGTCCACTGCCGGTTAGGAGGCGATTCAATAAATTGCCGGCATTTTCTCTGTCTGGCAGGTCATAAAGGTTTTGCAGGAGAATAACCGTGCTGTAGCGAATGATCTGCCAGCCGATGATGACGGGGATGAGGTGACGCAAAACTCGCAGTGAAATGAATTGGGCGGAGAAGGTAACGAAGTTTGTTAAGGTATCCAGTGAAGGGAATCTTTGGATGGCTGTGAGCCACCACCCAGGTGGAGTATTGATGAGGTATACTCGTTCTATGTAGCGGGCGAGTATGAGCCAGTAGAAGAGAAGCAGGAGGTATAATACGGGCTTGACCCATGGCTTGGGCTTGAATGCCGGCATTCTATTCCCCCCCATCTCCCGTGATCGTCCCGTCAATCGTTGTTCGCAGGCGGGAGAGCGCCAGCAGGACGTCAGCCGTTACCCGGGATTCACGCACATCCTGGGCAATCGCCTGTTCCATTGCCTGGAGAACGTGCATGATAAAGACCTGCGGCGGATCGACACCCGTTTCTTTGATCGTGTTGAGGCTCTTGGCAACATTGATAATAACCTCACGTTGCACTTCCGCCTGCGCGGCAACCGTTTTCTCTACCATATTCTTGGTGACGGTGGCTCTTTCCCCATTAACCTGTTTCTGCCAGTTGGCCTGGCAATTCTGGATACGTTGTTCGACGACGTTTGCCGGCAGATCGAGTAAGCCAACACTCACACCGATGATGTCGATCCCTTTGGGGGCGAATTGGTCGCGTAGTTGCTCTTTGAGCTGTCGTTCAATGACAGGCAGAAGATTGTCGGCGGCTGTGTGGCTGCCGTAAATCTGGTCCAGGTTGTAGCAGGAAAGCTGGGCGATGAGGCCGGCAACGGCCTGGGGGCAGACGCGCTCCGACCAGGGCAGAAAGTTGCTGCGCTGATCGACGCTGCCGGCATAACTGACCCGAAAAACAGCGTCACGATCATACGGAAATGGCAGACGCTCGTCTGTGGGCGGGACCGAAGGGCGGCGTACCTGGAAAATGACCGTCACGGATGTGTTGATGGGGATGCCATCACGGGACCGTGCCTTCACCTCCTGGCGACGGATATGGCGGCGCAGGTCAATCACGTGGCGGATGGTTTCACCGGATTCCAGACGCACGTAGCCAGGCCCGGCGGCGCGGGAGAAGCTATTGCCGCGGGCCAGGGCGAGGGCGATGTGGCTTTCTAAAATGCCGGCACGTACCGAACGAAAACTGGCCGGCAGCTCCTCCAACGGGTTCGGCGGCGCATCCTTGCTGTTTGTCGCCACCGGCTGCGCTTGCCCCAACAGCCGCCGCAAACTAATCGCATAGAACGAACCCAGCAAGATGAGACCCTCCTCCCATTTTGCCGGCAACAAAAACTGCGCGAAATACCCCACCCCCAACAAAAACGTCACCCCAAGCGCCATCATCCAGATAACGCTGCCCAACCCCCGCAGCGGATATTTCAGCGCGTCTTGCAAAACATAGCCAACCACCCCCACCAACACAAAAGCCCCCCCTAACAACCTCAAAACCTGCGTAGGGTTGGTGGTTGATGCGGTGGCTTTCTTTCGCGGCTTACGCTTTGCCTTCAAGGCTGTACCCCTCAGAAACCATTGATCGTTTCAGCGACAAAGACCAGGATGCCGGCCAACAAAATAACAAGCTTGCGCCAGTCCCCGCCGTGGTAATGCCATCAGGCCGCCACGGGGAAAAGTTGACTTTTGCGCAATGGTCGCTATAATGCACGCTACTACGAGGGCGGTTAGCTCAGTTGGTTAGAGCGCTACGTTGACATCGTAGAGGTCACAAGTTCGAGTCTTGTATCGCCCACTTTGAAACAGCCACCAGTGGCTGTTTTTTGTTGCTCGTTTCAGATTGGATCATTCTCCAAGAATGACTCTACTGAAAAAAGGCCAAAAACCGGGTTTTTACACATGAA
This genomic window contains:
- a CDS encoding SPFH domain-containing protein, with amino-acid sequence MPAFKPKPWVKPVLYLLLLFYWLILARYIERVYLINTPPGWWLTAIQRFPSLDTLTNFVTFSAQFISLRVLRHLIPVIIGWQIIRYSTVILLQNLYDLPDRENAGNLLNRLLTGSGPLIILRADTLLQDRQQYSDLRIGGPARVFVSSSDVVVTEYNGHFRRVLGPGIHNLVPFERIYAILDLQAHEQENAHVPLITQDGIPMTTSLSITYCLNSGGNLPTTNQPYPFSEEAVRDAAYAQAVLPKSISDWHGLPLTQAVNQLQKAVANRNLDDLIASDPPSADPHADLVREIRQGAGQRLRGYGIEILSVRLGSLEPPEAITTQRIDNWRAPLENHRLTDLAEGQIDSLREIELARANARVDMLKAIANGIRQAQNEADYDYRQYITALRLIDALESMARQSLAGDIGPEESMPDVMRQLRELRWQLQSRQDEGQ